A DNA window from Arachis hypogaea cultivar Tifrunner chromosome 18, arahy.Tifrunner.gnm2.J5K5, whole genome shotgun sequence contains the following coding sequences:
- the LOC112772961 gene encoding probable peroxygenase 5 isoform X2: MAATSATENRTREGVGGGAEEKPIPLHENVMQKHAAFFDINHDGVVYPWETYKGLREIGVGILLSIGGSLFINVSLSQSTRPGKFPSPLLPIEVKNIQFGKHGSDTGVYDTEGRFVPSKFEEIFIKHAHTYPNALTYDELKEMIKANRQPKDLKGR; the protein is encoded by the exons ATGGCTGCTACTTCTGCTACAGAAAACAGAACacgtgagg GAGTTGGAGGTGGTGCCGAAGAGAAACCAATTCCACTTCATGAGAATGTTATGCAGAAGCACGCTGCATTCTTTGACATCAATCATGATGGTGTTGTTTATCCATGGGAAACTTATAAAG GTTTGCGAGAAATTGGAGTTGGGATATTGCTGTCAATTGGCGGTTCTCTTTTCATCAATGTATCTCTCAGTCAGAGCACCCGCCCA GGAAAATTTCCATCTCCACTTTTACCAATTGAAGTGAAGAACATACAATTCGGTAAACATGGAAGTGACACTGGTGTCTATGATACCGAAGGAAG GTTTGTTCCTTCAAAATTTGAAGAAATTTTCATTAAGCATGCACATACATATCCAAATGCTTTGACATATGATGAGTTGAAGGAGATGATAAAGGCCAATAGACAGCCAAAAGATTTGAAAGGAAGGTAG
- the LOC112772961 gene encoding probable peroxygenase 5 isoform X1, with amino-acid sequence MAATSATENRTREGVGGGAEEKPIPLHENVMQKHAAFFDINHDGVVYPWETYKGLREIGVGILLSIGGSLFINVSLSQSTRPGKFPSPLLPIEVKNIQFGKHGSDTGVYDTEGRFVPSKFEEIFIKHAHTYPNALTYDELKEMIKANRQPKDLKGRIGSFVEWHLLYKIGKDKDGLLQKETIRGVYDGSVFEILKKEHSLDKKN; translated from the exons ATGGCTGCTACTTCTGCTACAGAAAACAGAACacgtgagg GAGTTGGAGGTGGTGCCGAAGAGAAACCAATTCCACTTCATGAGAATGTTATGCAGAAGCACGCTGCATTCTTTGACATCAATCATGATGGTGTTGTTTATCCATGGGAAACTTATAAAG GTTTGCGAGAAATTGGAGTTGGGATATTGCTGTCAATTGGCGGTTCTCTTTTCATCAATGTATCTCTCAGTCAGAGCACCCGCCCA GGAAAATTTCCATCTCCACTTTTACCAATTGAAGTGAAGAACATACAATTCGGTAAACATGGAAGTGACACTGGTGTCTATGATACCGAAGGAAG GTTTGTTCCTTCAAAATTTGAAGAAATTTTCATTAAGCATGCACATACATATCCAAATGCTTTGACATATGATGAGTTGAAGGAGATGATAAAGGCCAATAGACAGCCAAAAGATTTGAAAGGAAG GATTGGGAGTTTTGTTGAATGGCACCTCTTGTACAAGATTGGTAAAGACAAGGATGGACTCCTACAGAAAGAAACTATCCGAGGCGTTTATGATGGTAGCGTCTTTGAAATACTGAAAAAGGAGCATTCGTTGGACAAAAAGAACTGA
- the LOC112770396 gene encoding uncharacterized protein, which yields MGATPFHRYILEVRLPKHFDKPTDMRYDRTQDPQEHLTAFEARMNLEGLGDEVRCHAFPVTLAGPVIRWFNILLRGSVARFSDISRAFLAQFTTRIAKEKHPINLLGVTQRSGEPTRKYLDRFNDECLEIDRLTDSVASLCLTNGLLNEDFRKHLTTKPVRTMQEIQIVFRECINDEEVSQDVAANKRQPSYNQSRQYGGGERQKEHARDGGPGKTSRSFSRVGKFTNYTPLSASIIEVYQQIAEKGILSKPRPLKDRTGGNKSLYCDYHKGYGHKTQDCFDLKDALEQAIQDGKLAEFSHLIREPRRRDRNREGEDKTRAVKRRHETEDNEHGLTIVNMVTARDAAPRSKSAHKKDAKVLAVSSSSARSSKRFPPISFSPEDQWFDEVAESPPMVITARVGTGLIKRILIDSGADSNIMFRNVFDAMGLRDADLKTHQHGVVGLGDHFIKPNGIISLPISAGLGQGRRSVMAEFVVLRDSTAYNIILGRKTINDLRAVISGLMMDP from the coding sequence ATGGGCGCAACCCCGTTTCATCGTTACATCCTCGAGGTCCGGCTACCAAAGCACTTTGATAAGCCgacggacatgaggtatgacAGAACCCAAGACCCGCAGGAGCACcttacggccttcgaggccaggatgaacttgGAGGGATTGGGAGACGAGGTAAGGTGCCACGCTTTCCCAGTCACTCTGGCGGGACCTGTAATACGGTGGTTTAACATCCTCCTGCGGGGCTCGGTGGCCAGGTTTTCGGACATTAGCCGCGCTTTCCTAGCCCAATTCACTACCAGAATTGCAAAGGAAAAGCACCCGATCAATTTGCTCGGGGTGACTCAGAGGTCCGGCGAGCCGACCAGAAAATATCTAGACCGGTTCAATGACGAGTGCTTGGAGATCGATAGGCTAACCGATTCGGTAGCTAGTCTGTGCCTGACGAATGGACTTCTGAACGAGGACTTCAGGAAGCATCTCACCACGAAGCCGGTGAGGACGATGCAGGAGATCCAGATCGTATTCAGGGAATGTATCAACGATGAAGAAGTCAGCCAGGACGTGGCTGCCAACAAGCGGCAGCCCTCCTACAATCAATCTAGGCAGTACGGTGGCGGAGAAAGACAAAAGGAGCACGCCAGAGACGGCGGTCCGGGCAAGACGTCCAGGTCGTTTTCCCGGGTCGGGAAGTTCACCAATTATACCCCTCTCTCCGCCTCCATCATAGAAGTTTATCAGCAGATAGCCGAGAAGGGAATTTTGTCGAAGCCCCGACCTCTGAAGGACCGAACCGGAGGGAACAAGAGCCTCTATTGTGATTATCATAAGGGCTATGGACATAAGACACAGGATTGTTTCGACCTCAAGGATGCGCTAGAACAAGCGATCCAGGACGGGAAACTGGCCGAATTCTCCCATCTCATCAGGGAGCCGAGAAGACGAGATCGCAATCGCGAGGGAGAGGACAAGACCCGCGCGGTGAAGCGACGTCACGAGACGGAGGACAATGAACATGGCCTTACCATAGTGAACATGGTAACAGCAAGAGACGCGGCCCCAAGGTCGAAGTCGGCACACAAGAAAGACGCCAAAGTCCTGGCAGTTTCCTCATCTTCCGCGCGAAGCTCCAAGAGGTTTCCACCCATCTCGTTCAGTCCAGAAGACCAGTGGTTCGATGAGGTCGCGGAAAGCCCTCCaatggtcatcacggccagagtgggaaccggcCTCATCAAGCGGATCCTCATAGACAGCGGGGCTGACTCGAATATCATGTTCCGCAATGTGTTCGATGCCATGGGTCTACGGGATGCCGACTTAAagacccaccagcacggtgttGTAGGCttaggcgaccacttcatcaaaccAAACGGGATAATCTCCCTGCCGATATCTGCAGGACTTGGACAGGGGCGAAGATCGGTAATGGCTGAGTTCGTGGTTCTGCGAGACTCCAcggcctacaacatcatcctagGGAGAAAGACCATCAACGATCTCAGGGCAGTGATCTCGGGGCTGATGATGGATCCGTGA
- the LOC112770397 gene encoding uncharacterized protein, giving the protein MAVSCDNASLSLRKKFKEASGVFLADLDARVEDKPRPEPEGNLEKFKVGDTEEKFTFVNRNLPHDLKEPLMEMIRANGDLFAWTPADMPGIDPQLMSHHLAVKAEAKPVAQRRRKMSQERAEEVARQTASFLEAGFIRELDYLTWLSNVVLVRKHNGKWRMVMPFGLKNAGATYQRLMNKIFSDLIGETVEVYVNDILVKTTRPNDHIGDLENVFASLRQHGMRLNPLKCAFAMEAGKFLGFMITQRGVETNPEKCEAILQMKSPGCIKDV; this is encoded by the exons ATGGCAGTCTCTTGCGATAATGCCAGTCTCTCATTAAGGAAGAAGTTCAAGGAAGCATCAGGAGTATTCCTTGCCGACCTAGACGCTAGAGTTGAAGACAAACCCAGACCCGAGCCAGAAGGGAACTTAGAGAAATTCAAGGTCGGCGACACAGAGGAGAAGTTCACCTTCGTGAACAGAAACCTCCCACACGACCTGAAAGAACCCCTAATGGAAATGATCAGGGCTAATGGCGACTTGTTTGCTTGgacgccagccgacatgccggggatAGACCCCCAACTCATGTCACACCACTTGGCCGTCAAGGCGGAGGCCAAACCGGTGGCTCAGAGGAGAAGGAAGATGTCACAAGAAagagcagaggaggtggccaggcagacggccagcTTCCTTGAAGCGGGATTTATACGGGAGCTCGACTACTTGACCTGGCTGTCGAATGTAGTTCTAGTGAGAAAgcacaatggaaaatggaggat GGTAATGCCGTTCGGACTGAAGAATGCAGGGGCCACCTACCAACGGTTGATGAATAAGATATTCAGCGACCTCATAGGGGAAACGGTGGAAGTATACGTCAATGACATCTTAGTAAAAACCACCCGACCTAACGACCACATAGGAGACCTGGAAAACGTATTCGCCTCCctccgacaacacggcatgaggctcaacccactTAAATGTGCCTTCGCCATGGAAGCAGGAAAGTTCTTGgggttcatgataacccaaagagggGTAGAGACCAATCCAGAAAAATGTGAAGCGAtactccagatgaagagcccgggatGCATTAAAGACGTCTAA